Proteins encoded together in one Penicillium digitatum chromosome 1, complete sequence window:
- a CDS encoding prolidase pepP, whose translation MPRPAPKRSRTVGKTQPKKAAIENSAQQIDPKIAKSPVQPERGSTLDLRQDLRSQTPLTKSHEQAIESSPAGDRPGTGSRPGTGSRPPTRSRGYSSTLSFAGRKGDTISRAPGTPGFDNSVLSNFRRRPRQQSILQMMQADDDGSSDLDDDDFLGGLSPNDESTPLNLSRKSLLITSTEKSSPSPSELSSESPLSSGGSRKRKRMTQEIQVPQSPVDMVEDTSNATPIQRGDSRHDIEGEKFEPESEEFGDQEVEIETVEATPQSQQFPEIMSQTMLPPASSPAGSATPGDPTPRPVQRKKSKVPNHLSTANLQEKLLPRRRRRLRAANDYSDESDDPHDAASGDEDELNYPSQRSYGQRARKSKPKSFSNTRNPKQKKREEKKTIDKSLVVKEPATYSRSQGGVNKENETLLSSPSSSPLSSPPDSDISDSESMETEATRCVSDELRAAVKKFAEVDQWEMEFEDVSASES comes from the coding sequence ATGCCTCGTCCAGCTCCTAAACGAAGTCGTACAGTGGGAAAGACTCAGCCCAAAAAAGCCGCGATAGAAAACTCAGCGCAACAAATTGACCCCAAGATCGCCAAATCGCCTGTGCAGCCTGAGCGCGGCTCAACCTTGGATCTGAGGCAGGATCTACGCAGTCAAACACCATTGACCAAAAGTCATGAACAAGCAATTGAATCTTCACCCGCGGGGGACCGGCCGGGCACTGGCAGTCGACCTGGAACCGGCAGTCGTCCGCCTACAAGATCGCGCGGTTATTCCTCTACGCTATCATTCGCCGGACGCAAAGGCGATACAATATCCCGGGCTCCTGGAACTCCTGGGTTTGATAACTCAGTTTTGAGCAACTTCAGACGGCGACCGCGACAGCAAAGCATCCTGCAGATGATGCAAGCCGACGACGATGGCTCTTCCGATctcgatgatgatgacttcCTTGGTGGACTTAGCCCCAATGATGAATCAACACCACTCAATCTCTCACGGAAGTCACTACTTATCACGTCAACTGAGAAGTCATCCCCGTCACCGTCCGAATTATCGTCCGAATCACCGCTCTCGTCCGGCGGATCGCGCAAGCGCAAACGCATGACCCAAGAGATTCAAGTACCACAGTCGCCTGTGGATATGGTAGAAGATACTTCAAATGCGACACCGATACAACGCGGCGACTCTCGACACGACATTGAAGGCGAGAAATTTGAACCCGAAAGCGAGGAATTTGGAGATCAGGAAGTCGAGATTGAAACAGTCGAGGCTACGCCACAATCCCAACAATTCCCAGAGATAATGAGCCAGACTATGTTGCCACCGGCCAGCAGTCCTGCTGGTTCCGCTACACCTGGTGACCCCACACCGCGACCTGTTCAGAGGAAAAAGTCCAAAGTACCAAATCATCTATCGACGGCAAACTTGCAAGAGAAGCTTTTACCACGTCGGCGGCGCAGACTCCGCGCCGCCAATGATTACAGTGACGAAAGCGATGATCCGCATGACGCCGCATCTGGGGACGAGGACGAGCTGAACTACCCATCACAAAGATCATACGGACAACGGGCAAGGAAAAGCAAGCCTAAATCATTTTCCAACACCCGCAACccgaagcagaagaagagggaagagaagaagaccaTAGACAAATCGTTGGTCGTAAAAGAACCAGCTACATATTCACGTTCTCAAGGGGGTGTCAACAAAGAGAACGAAACACTTCTATCATCACCATCCTCCTCTCCATTGTCATCACCACCTGATTCCGACATCTCTGATTCTGAATCTATGGAAACAGAGGCCACTCGTTGTGTGAGCGATGAGTTGCGCGCGGCAGTCAAGAAGTTTGCAGAAGTGGACCAATGGGAGATGGAGTTTGAGGATGTATCTGCTTCAGAGAGCTAG
- a CDS encoding Fungal transcriptional regulatory protein, N-terminal: MTSQNLRRRRATIACHTCRLRKTRCNGARPKCQLCSDLNVECVYRVPGVKLDAGEKLTLDHLARIERFLHSNLPNQESHLAMSAISPATSNDTKLGTDEPSTKCSSSGLLVHGRLSAVGLGSWVNLPASFSISTMPKMHTTSALHLLQWPLIRGLVSGACDPQHLLQLEMAREPLKLTPNSGFDLTNAPTYVQAFFNYGNVWYACVNPYTWNQYYQSALVQGFQEGPMSCLVLLIMNRQVFHNFAAAWSILPSVMMRNTVFAAQCMVMASAYLFYLVRSLEAWTLLSSMSMKLQLLFGSPSGIPNQWRELSVRVYWNALLFESDLLAELDLPHSGIVHFDGLVDLPGGFDEEDEDDGEEEDWDHDEGEERRRAWKYQGSSRLVDSQLAVWRDELWYFLAEIAL, encoded by the exons ATGACCTCACAAAACCTGAGACG GAGACGGGCAACAATAGCT TGTCACACATGTCGACTGCGCAAGACCCGATGCAATGGGGCTCGTCCCAAGTGTCAACTATGCTCCGATTTGAATGTGGAATGTGTCTATCGAGTACCTGGTGTCAAACTCGATGCGGGCGAAAAGCTGACCCTAGATCATTTGGCAAGAATTGAGAGATTTCTACATTCAAATTTACCAAACCAAGAGTCACATCTAGCCATGTCCGCCATTTCTCCGGCCACCAGCAATGATACAAAACTCGGGACTGACGAACCGTCAACGAAATGTTCATCCAGCGGATTGCTGGTCCATGGAAGATTGTCGGCTGTTGGGCTTGGTTCCTGGGTCAACTTACCTGCCAGTTTCAGCATCTCTACGATGCCCAAGATGCATACTACTTCTGCTCTTCATCTCCTCCAGTGGCCCCTTATTCGGGGCTTGGTCTCTGGGGCCTGTGATCCACagcatcttcttcaattgGAGATGGCCCGCGAGCCATTGAAGCTGACTCCAAATTCAGGCTTTGATTTGACAAATGCCCCCACTTATGTTCAGGCATTTTTCAACTATGGAAACGTTTGGTACGCATGCGTGAACCCTTACACGTGGAATCAATACTACCAATCAGCTCTCGTGCAAGGATTTCAAGAAGGACCTATGAGTTGTCTTGTCCTTCTG ATCATGAACCGCCAGGTCTTCCATAATTTTGCCGCTGCGTGGAGTATCTTACCGTCGGTTATGATGCGAAACACTGTATTTGCAGCGCAGTGCATGGTCATGGCCTCTGCCTACCTATTCTATCTGGTACGATCCCTGGAAGCCTGGACCTTGCTATCCAGCATGAGCATGAAATTACAGTTGTTGTTTGGCAGTCCAAGCGGAATCCCAAATCAGTGGAGAGAGCTGAGTGTAAGGGTATACTGGAATGCGTTGTTGTTTGAAAGTGATCTTCTTGCAGAATTAGATCTCCCCCATTCTGGCATCGTCCACTTTGACGGACTCGTGGACCTACCAGGAGGgtttgatgaagaagatgaggatgatggagaagaggaagactGGGATCATGATGAGGGCGAGGAACGCCGAAGAGCCTGGAAATATCAGGGTTCGTCACGCCTGGTGGACTCTCAACTGGCCGTTTGGCGTGACGAACTCTGGTATTTCCTGGCAGAGATTGCGCTATGA